Sequence from the Sardina pilchardus chromosome 15, fSarPil1.1, whole genome shotgun sequence genome:
tcatacagacagacagacacacagacacagacagacagagacacagacagacgcacagacacagacagacagacagacagacagacagacagacagacagacagacagacactcactcacacacacacacacacacagagacagacagacacacacacacacaaactttttttGGTTCTTCATAGGGCCTATTTTCTTTATGCTATTCTTGCAGTGTTCTTTATTCTATTTGTACCATTACATTTTCTTAGCAACAAAGATGAAAATTAAGTTTGACTTTTACACAAAACAGGATCAGGACCGGCTTTCACTAAATCATGTTTTAGAGGATCTAATGTCAGGAGCTTTAGAGAGACCTAAAAAAGCCCCTGAGTCCCTGAGTGGATGCTAACTGTATTAGCTGGCCCAAGGGACAGACCAGGAGGGCGAGTTCTGAATTTTAAAAGTGGAAGGATGCTGCAGACAAAGAGCTGATCTGGCAACCCATTCAGGGACTGGGATGTGTAAGGAGGGGTATTTCCCCACAGTAATGAGCAAACTTCACTTACTCATTCTGATTTACAGCATGTGGAAGGACTGCGCTTAATTAGTTATCCCTGTGCGTTTGGTGAGGGCTGTCCTCTCTGCCACTCACCACATTGATTTGAATCCATTTATCAAATGTGAGAGCAGCCCACTGACAGCAGGAAATGCCTTCAAATCTCTATGTTTGCTTCTGAATCTTTTGTATGGTAGTGTATTATTTTCAACACAATCATTTTGAAGAGTATAGCGCTGTATCATACCAGCAATCCATAATCAGTTGTGAAATGCCTTCAAATCTCTATGTTTGCTTCTGAATcttttgtgtgttagtgtattaTTTTCAACACAATCATTTTgaagagtgtagcgctgtatcATACCAGCAATCCATAATCAGTTGTAAAATTGTAACATTATCAATTGTGTAATTACAAATTACATCATTGCCTTTACATTACATGCCTGGTGATAATGGCTTATGATTGTCTGCTTGTGATTGTCTTTGCAGACGTTTTGGAACAAAGTGTGCCTCATGCCAACAGGGCATTCCCCCTACACAGGTGGTAAGGAAAGCCCAAGATTTTGTGTACCACTTGCACTGCTTTTCCTGTGTAATCTGTAGCCGACAGTTGGCCACCGGTGATGAATTCTATCTCATGGAAGATGGCAGACTGGTGTGCAAAGAAGACTATGAGACGGCAAAACAAAATGGTAGGTCACCAATGGTAGGTAACTCACTACTTAAAATAATTGGTGTAGCTCATTCTATACTGGTTATTCTTAAAGAAATAATTACTTTTAGTACTTGTCAGCAGTTTACAGTATTGTACTGCATTCTGGGAACCCACTGAGTGTTAGACCAGGCAACAGGCACAGTAAATGAACTACCACGTGTAGCATGTGTATCATAAAGGGAGCACAAGATATTAAGACAAAAACACTTGAACATGCAGTTCAGTGTCAGTTTTATTGTGTAGTCCACACATAAACGTGTTAAGTGATGTGGTATGCTTTTATTGTAAGGGCCTCTGTGTTTACATTTCCAGTTTCAACAGCAGAGCTATTACTACTGAAAAGCAATGActgtgagagaaaataaatgaTTTTTGAAGAGGTATCAGAATGTAAAAAATCATTAATTACTATTCATGAAATTACAAAAAAGACTTTCCATTTCTGCCTCACAGATGACTCCGAAGCAGGAGCAAAACGCCCGCGGACAACTATCACAGCCAAACAGTTAGAAACGCTGAAAAGTGCTTACAAAAATTCCCCAAAACCAGCAAGACATGTACGTGAACAGCTGTCCTCGGAGACGGGATTGGACATGAGAGTGGTACAggtattctatttttttctccacAAAAGGGATGATTTTGATCAAAAGGTTGTTTCTTTAATTTTTCCAGTTTTTAATTATCACCACTTACAGGTTTGGTTTCAGAACCGCCGAGCAAAAGAAAAACGTCTGAAGAAGGATGCGGGCCGCCACCGCTGGGGTCAATACTATAAAAGTGTCAAACGCAGCAGAGGAGCAAGCAAAATAGAAAAGGAGAGTTCAGCTGAGGATGTGGGTTTGAGCGACAGTGAAATCAGCTTCAGAGGTAAGCAGCTTTAGCTGTTGTAAATCATTTACTAATTTCCTTCTTCCGCCACTGAAAAAAATCTACACAATGCTTTGAACACTACTGTATTTTAAAGACAATTTTGACATTTCTGTGAATTTCCTCAAGACACGTCTCTAATTCTAATTACCATTTAATTTTTAAACACAAAATGTACAGTGAACAGAATACAAAGGGCAAAATGTTTAAGTGAATTTGTGTTGTGACTGAGACGTATATCTGTAGATCAATAACAtcctgttttttctttcttttgtatttgaatttttatttttatatttagaTGATCAAATCTTGTCAGACTTGAGCCACACCAACAGTATCTATGCCAGTGTTGGTGATGCAGCAAACGGGGGTATTTTGAATGGAAGATTCACATTAGATGGTTCTGGGCAGCCTTATCATGACGTACGAGCCAGTAGCCCGTATGGGCTTCCCCACTCTCCATCGTCCATAAGCTCACTGCCAGGCCATACCCCACTACTAAGTAGCCTGAGCTTCTCCATGGACAACATCATGACACAGGCTGGCCAAGCTGGTGTTGGGCAAGCTCTGAGAGTCATGGCTGGTGGCCCGACCTCTGACCTTTCTACAGGGAGCAGCACAGGCTACCCAGACTTTCCGACCAGTCCTGCCTCCTGGTTGGATGAAATGGACCACTCTCAATTCTGAAGCGTTGAAGCAATGCTGCCGATAAGTTCCAAATGATGAACAGTTATGGACTTGATATTAATGTTTCCCCTGGAAATCATATTTTTTCAGTAATGAGGACAACGGATTGTGCTAAACCTATCCAACAGAAGAAAACATTGAGCAGCAAAGTGAAGGAACCCTCTTTTTTGGAGAGATTCAGGACAAGGATGGACATTTTAATTTGAAATGTGTTATAGAAAATCACTGGAGAATATCCCTGTTAAGACTGTGGATTTTGTGTTACCATAATTTCTTCAAAGTTTGGTTGAATATCCATCTAGTATTTCCAGCAAGGCATTACCATCCATACTCTCCCCAACACAAAGTAAGTAGAACACAATCAAACAGAGAATCCTTTAAAAGGTATTCCCTCATGTCTCTGATTGCAGAAGGGTTAGTTCTAATACAACTGCATTCATTGACAATGCACTTTAAATGTGTTGTCTCCAGCTCACTACAGATGAATGCACAATGTGGTCCAACACTCTTTAAGTAATCAGGTGTTAAGTATGAAGGGAATAACTGTATAAAAGGTAATGGAGGTGTATAATCATGACAGAGCAGTTACAACACTTTAaacagtggtgtggtgtgatttgATGTCTTTTGAGAAGCGTTATCATCAGCATGCCTGTGTGGATGTGATTTGATGACATTGAAAACTGATGAAAAAATCTTGACACAGAATGGATTGAAATTATAAGTGTTTATGGGTGTTTTCATAAAAGCAACACAAGCAATCATTGACAAAAACCTGCATTGATCGAACAAACCTGGTTCTACAAATCTGCATTGACCATTATGATATGGGCCAATAACATGTCATGGATGCACCAATAACCCCAATGTCTGTAGGTCTTCCAATTTCAAATGGCCACGTGAAAAAAGCCACACATTTAATTTTGGAAATGACCTTAGGCATGACCAATGAAAGGATACCGTAGCCATGTTTAACAGCTAAAAATCCTTTCAAAAAGCTTAGAatattaacattacattatccAAGCaaagaatataatataattcatgAAACAGACATATTTGAGTTCTGTGTCCACTAATAATTTGATTGTGTATTTTGTACGGTTTAGAAGGTGTTGATTGTGTTGTTCAATTATCACTATTTATTGCCATGTGACTTGAAGACAGAGCACTAAATCAGTTGATATATGCCTTCTGTGCAATGGGATGAACTGTGTACAGTCAAAtctatgagaaaaaaaagaataaatcaGAATTGCCTTTGGGTTATATATGTTAGCATTTCTTTCCTACCTTCTACTGTGATTAGTTCACTATATAATATGAATTTCTGGTATTGTATTTACTTGGCTTTTCAGTGAACTGCTTGAGAAATCAATGAATAACTATTATGACCATTGTTGTCATAAGCTTTGTTTGAAATGTTCACTCGTTCACTACATGGGGAACTATGCAGTGCACCAGCCATATAAGGACTATATGATAAAAGAGTGAACGAGTGAATGAGCATTTCAAACCCAGCTAGTTGAAATAAAGTATTTGGCTCAGTGTGCAGCTCTGACAAATGAACACCCAATTATATTATTGtgtaaatacatgtgtgtgcaaaatGGTCATTTCAAATCAACATAGGGCCTACCATAACCAATAGCCTTTCAGACCCATTCCTGTCCATACTCATGATGTGTTAAAAGAAGAGGTCAATAccagagaaaacaacaacatccaCCTCAAGATATATAATCATTATGGCTAGATTTTCAAACAACAACTATGACCATATCAGGAAGTAATGAAGATTTACAATATTTGCAGATATACCTTACACTGACGTCTATCTACTGAAGAAACCCCCATTTTCAGACAAGGTCTAGGTCTACGTCAAGGGGGCACTGGTATCGATATAAAGCTATTAATCAAATACCATATTTTTTCAGAAAGTCCCACATTGAATTGATCAAAGTatgaagaggaaaagaaagagaagagtaaTCTTAGCCTTGGTGTAGACAAAATTATTGCTGTAACCTCAAAACTAATGTATGAACATGGATCCATTGCATTCGTACATTGTGTTTTAAACCCTTCATTCTGAACAAAAGCATGTGATACACTTCACATTTTGTGATTCTTTACAAACATAGTGCAGTTCACTATGTCTGAACAGAGATTTGTTCACTAGATTTTCTAGGGGATTAGTAAATCTAAATATTTTCCCACATTTTGGATCTGGAAAATGGTGTACTTTTACACTAAAAATGCTATAAACTATTTTTGGGACTTCTTGCCTTAAAGTTAAACTGACAGTAAATCTGAATTAAAATAAATGTCCAAATGTGTGTTTCTCATCACTACAGTAAGTTATGGACTTTTTTGAactaactagatgtaccgcatagcagtacaaaatatgaccactgctcagtcctgcacattatcTCCGCAAAAATAAAGTCATGCTTGCCAATTTgcctccatctcctactccattcACTACTATTTTAAATGAGAGGGGGTTTGcttttatgggcatgtgtgctttttccatgcatatgtttgtgtgcagttagcgtgtgtgtgtgtgtgtgtgtgtgtgtgtgtctgaagaaaagaaaagaaaagccgAAGTGCTCGAAACAGTAACTCCAactcaaataaattaaataaatggagagaaagtgtaAAGACCTTCTTCTTCATTTAAAGGATAAATCAACATGATTTTGCAattgaggctacatgctcagGGAAGTTAAGTCGGTAATCAATTACAACGCCTAAGTCTAGTTGGGATCAGTGAAGATGAGTCAAGCTCGATGTTAATCTGTTGGGGAAAACCTGTTTTAGCTAGAAACACCAAAAGCTCAGTTTTgagagattaagctgaaggtgccaATCTTCCATCCAGACtgagatggttatggttatggttatggttatttagcagatgcctttgtccaaagcgacatacaaataaataacaatacaaattaaattaaaagtgaaattacaaaaaaatagggagaatagcaatattatcaataaaactttataaaacaatatcattttaagcattaacctaatgagaaataaacaatgaatgtaTAGGAAAATAGCCATTAAAcaataagtcattcaatcaatcatataataactATGGcttggtaaggctaaatttaaggagatatagcaaaaataaaaacaacgaGATATCCTTAAGGCGGGAAAGAtaggttaaagggatattccgccatttttggaaatacgctcattttccacctcccctcgagcaaaacaatcgatatttaccttgttcccgttcatccagccattctgtgagtctggcgatacaacttttagcttcagcctagcatagatcattaaatcggattagaccattagcttctcgcctgctagcttcatgtttaaaagtgactaagatttctggtaattttcccatttaaaacgtgtctcctctcaagttaaaaagtgcagtaagaccaactgaaaatgaaacctgccgtttttctaggctgatttgacatggaactacactctcatctggcgtaataatcaaggcaacttgcagactactggcactactactgcttgttgtctatggggactattttcaggtgcagcgtacgatattactgcgcctatggtacgtttgcaagttgccttgattattacgccagatgagagtgtagttccatgtcaaatcagcctagaaaaacaccaggtttcattttcagttggtcttattgcactttctaacttgagaggagacacattttaaatgggaaaattaccagaaatcttagtcacttttaaacatgaagctagcaggcgagaagctaatggtctaatccgattcaatgatctatgctaggctgaagctaaaagttgtatcgccagactcacagaatggctggatgaacgggaacaaggtaaatatcgattgttttgctcgagggaaggtggaaaatgagcgtatttccaaaaatggcggaatatccctttaagtgagtGTCATCTGAATAGCAATAGTCAAATCCATGGAAGTGAATGGTCTCACCTAAGgcagtggtgtaaatagagaaatgcaggggccctaatactgatccctgaggcacacctgtagtgaggtcatgagactttgatacctgtccctgccaagacataCTGAAAGAACACCCTTTAAGATTcaaaccagtcaagagctttcccagaaattcccagttcagaTAGTATACActttattgccaaaagtattgggtcacttgccttcactcacatatgaacttaagtgacatcccattcttaatccatacggtttaatatgacatcagtccactctttgcagctactgtataacagcttcaactcttctgggaaggctttccacaaggtttaggggtgtgtttatgggatttacTATTCTTCCATAAGTGCATTcatcaggtcacacactgatgttggacgaggagacagGCTCTCAATCTCTGTCCTCATTCATCcaaaaggtgttctattggagTTCAGaactctgtgtaggccagtcaagttcatccacaccaaactctgtcatccatgtcttcatGGACCTTGCTTTATGCACTGGTTCACAGTTATGTTGGAACAGgcagtggccatccccaaactgcacccataaagttgggagcatggaattgtccaaagtctcttggttaatgctgaaaaattcagagttcctttcactggaccTAAGGGGGCAAGCCCAGTTTGGGCATGGCTCCTTCCtgtgttccaacatgactgtgcaccagtgtacAAAGCAAGGTTAGTAAAGACAGTTATACAGCGATAGACTGAGAAGAGTAGACGGGACAAGATCCAAAGGTTCTTCTGCCGATTGCCATCAGCGAGGCATTGCAATTGGTGACTGGTTAGATTTGCTGATGTTACTGACTGTTACTTCAAGGCCTACTCCCTTGCTACCACTATCTGGACTCTGTTGAATACTTGCCTGACTATTACCCTTGGCTGACTATTCCCCAGATAGGCTTAGGCTAGGTACTTCACT
This genomic interval carries:
- the lhx4 gene encoding LIM/homeobox protein Lhx4, whose protein sequence is MMQSATVLTETPGKGLPDILGVPMQQIPQCAGCNQHILDKIILKVLDRHWHAKCLKCTECQGPLADKCFSRMGNIYCKEDFFKRFGTKCASCQQGIPPTQVVRKAQDFVYHLHCFSCVICSRQLATGDEFYLMEDGRLVCKEDYETAKQNDDSEAGAKRPRTTITAKQLETLKSAYKNSPKPARHVREQLSSETGLDMRVVQVWFQNRRAKEKRLKKDAGRHRWGQYYKSVKRSRGASKIEKESSAEDVGLSDSEISFRDDQILSDLSHTNSIYASVGDAANGGILNGRFTLDGSGQPYHDVRASSPYGLPHSPSSISSLPGHTPLLSSLSFSMDNIMTQAGQAGVGQALRVMAGGPTSDLSTGSSTGYPDFPTSPASWLDEMDHSQF